Genomic segment of Candoia aspera isolate rCanAsp1 chromosome 2, rCanAsp1.hap2, whole genome shotgun sequence:
cagGGCCAttaaggatgccagccactccggggaccacaccggggcgccgctctccacctccaaacccatccccgactccggaacatcgctaccggccaccgcgctgaggtcgctcccccgcgactctgcccgttgcggcctgacccgccgatcagcgaattccacctccagaaacgtggggtattggggtctccaggtggcatgagctagccccgaccgagcctccgccacgccgtccccgctggagcgctgttgggccccgattcctccatccattgttaaagtcatcgctagctctccccttcaccaaaggcttggatgggggctagcggaaaatttcattatgattctcagctttatgtaacgattgcctaaacccaaatactcagtctcacaagctcgggcttaaagataactgatttattaaaggaatagtatgcaaatacagagaaagctgagaatgagcaaaagcgcgccaaatacaaactaaataccctcgcttcaaacccaatcccgcccctcgccccaccatagcaaccaccccctcccaggtgttggcaaccgtcacacatcggcctgggaaagtaaccttgaagacatgtcataacccaaacatacattcctgcagaacagcaaggagattaccgcctggcacggctgaaattcccctccccgcaaatgacagacacggaacaggagagtgacatgtgaaacgttacgatgtattccagacattagaatgagaacatgacacagcAGCAGTGAAGGTGAGAAGTAGGAAGATAGGTAGTGCTCCGTGCGCTGAAGACATTTCCCCCCCACATTTACAAGAGGAAAATGATTGAAATGCTGTTAGCTGGGCAAAAGTCTCTCTTAGGCAATTAACATTGAAACAAAGGGTTGGACAGAAAATTTATTTAGACCATCAAACAGTAAGTCAAGCCAAGTAATCACTGTACAGTAGGCACAAGAAAAAAACTCAAATATTGTTAAATTTAAATCTAAAAAGAGACTTGCCTACCCAACAGCATTTTAATCCTCATTGCTGAGTCCGCTGGCATATGTCATCTCATGTGTTCAATAACCATTTCATGGCCATAAATACTTCTGCCTGCCTCCACTCCCTTGGGCATCTCTTCCCAGAAAAATTAATCTTTAGAAAGTTTGCCTCACTATCACGATAGGGTCTCACCTACTTGGACAGTCTACATCTAGCAACTTTCTGCCATCAAGCCAACTCATGTAGATTCAGTCAAAACTCAGGGACACGTTTTAATCTGCATAGCATTGCCCTCTGGCTGCATGTGCtcttcatgctgcttttcctgTAAAGGAAGCTCATTTCCTTCTGAAAACTAGCATATCTTTAAAGGGGTATCTGAAACTATACCTGACAGCATGTCCAATTTTTtgcttgttggtttgttttaagaGTATAAAAATTGAAGAATTTTGAATTGAAATGTGTCCTAGGGTGAGATACTTATAATTAGAGTATAAACACTCAGACTTTAACTTTTTTTAGAACTCTGTTTTGAAAGACATGTATGGAGAATTAAAGAATTTCAAGTCTTGGAATTCGTTCAGACTGCCCAAACTGAATGGGGCTCATGGTCTTTACACACAGTAATCCATTCAGGTTATCTCCTCCATGGTTTGGTGCGACCACAGATTTGAGAGGGAATCCATAAAGCAGGAAGTAGAAGTGCCTTGTCACACAAGAGACAAAGTGCAATTTCCTCAAATGGCAAAACTCCTCATTAGGCAAGCATGTTCTCTTTTTTGTTATTTCAATCTTGCAAAACTTCGTCTTAGGTTAATGGTGTTTCCCATGTCTGTCTGCAAAAGATACAGGATGATCCATAATGTGGAGCTGAACATTCTGTTTCTTCTAACTGGtatgttttcccttttcttctaccTTCTATCCAATTCTGAATGCTatcataaagaaaaggaaagtggaGGGCGTATAATTAGCATGGTTATCGTAGGAAAGCTCTTACTGTTTTACCAAGATTTGAACTCTTAGAGGAGACAGTGTGAATGGAAGGTTCAAGGGAGGGGTTTCCAGGAAGAACCATTGTGATGGAGGGGATGGGGGGTAGCGGCTAACAATGAGATGTATGTTGAAATCCTAATGTTAGAATCCAAAGCTCCCTGTCCTCAGGTGATGAGTTTACTTTGAACTTAGGTTCAAGCAAGGATGGTTATCGAGATGGTTGGCACTGATTTCTTCATAACAGAAAGTTGACTTGTTTATGACATTTTGAGATAGGCTAATATTAAGCCTAATACATATCTCATTTCTAGAAGCCCCtgtttaaaatatgcaaatgatGTCTACTTTAAATTTATCCTGGGCAACAATTCAAAATCTATAAAACCTATCTTATGAAACCAAATAAATTATTCATAATTTAATACTTTATGATTAATTTATTTGGTTTCCCAAGGTAGGTTTTATAGATTTTGAATTGTTGCCCAGGATAAATTTAAAGTAGATATCATTTGCAGTTTGACATATAGACCAGCCTTCTGTGACATAGTAATGCTGAGAAATAAATTGAAATCAATTGAAACAGAAATATGTACCTACTGTAATTATGGAATCAGAAAACCTCAGGAAAAAAAGCTGCCATTACTTGGAACAGTGCCCCAAGGCTGCCAATTTTTTGTTTTACTATCAGCATGTTAAGTATTCCCCCTAAAGATACGGTTGAGGCAGAATAATGGAATTGTACAATCGTTTTACATAAGGCAAAtggctttttattttccttgaaaTTTGGAAAATTTCTTTGGCCAGATCTAAACCGGCCAAAGAAAAAGGTGTATCATTTCAGGGGGGAAGGGATTACCTCAGACCTCTTGGCTTCAATATAAGTAAAAGTGGAACCATAGAAGAAGTGTAATAGAAGCATGAGATCTGACCAAATGAACAGAATTTTCTATCCcaagaaaatgagagaaagaaaacatatttttagtAAAGATTGTGGGAGGGGGAAGGTTAAAGAACACTAAGCATTTTTTAGAAGATTACATGTATTATCGCAAGCCATTTTTACATAGAAGATTCAGAGAGCATTATAAGATGAAACTGAAACAGTTTTGTAAAATAAACActgatgaaataaaatgtattttgaaaaaggACAAGAGAAGCTAAAACCTAACAGCAGCAACTAGAAAAAGGTGTTTGTGGCACTTCTACCACATGGCTAGGACCATCTGAATATCCATTCTGGCTCTGTCTGATATTGCAATACCATTGaaatgatttatttctggctctgcAATGGTGCCTTTATAGACATTGTTGAGAAGGGATCGCCCCATTACCAACCACTGCGGAAACCTGAACCATAAACGCAGCTGTTAGGGAAAAAATGCTGACATCACCTTCAGCTTTAACACATTAACAATAAACACagtttttaggggaaaaaaagtgctgACATCAACTTCACAGCTTGTAACAGGCTTTTTAAGAAGAGGAATGGTAGTTTAGTAGCCAGGAAGCTTTTATGTTTTCTGTTTGGTATTGTTTGGTAGACAATCAGAGAAATGCACACAACAATTATTActgattatttaaatttaattgttaACTATACTTAATTGAGTTTATTTGGCAGGTGTTTAATAACCTTCCTCTtctaacacattaaaaaaaaaattatgggttGGCAATGAATTTTGGAGGTTTCTAGGACCACCCccaaggggacgcggtggcgctgcgggttaaaccgctgagctgtcaatcggaaggtcggcggttcgaaaccgcgcggcggggtgagctcccgttgctagtcccagctcctgcacaccaagcagttcgaaaacatgcaaatgtgagtagattaattggtaccgcttcggcgggaaggtaatggcgttccgtgagtcatgctggccacatgacccggaagtgtctatgacaacgccggctccaaggcttagaaacggagatgagcaccgccccctagagtcggacacgactggactttacgtcaagggaaacctttacctttaccttaggaccACCCCCAAGATTTTGTGGGGCTGTACTTTGCCAAAAACAAATGGCTTCCTAACTACCACacttgtttctttaaaaacacaattctgatttattttattttttatttattattcacatttctatcaccgcccatctccccctaaaagggggactctgggcagtttacaataaaattcaccttaaaacctcaacatcataaaatcaccaagtcaacacctacaatactaaaatactaaataaatataaatattgaatccaagtgggagatttccattcggtagggagaactctacattaCCAGCCACACCCaagaagagctattgcccttcccatcccaggcgaggcggcagaaccaggtcttcaaacccttccggaaggtcgggagtgaaggggcctgcctcaccttggggggtagaatgttccacagggcaggcgccactgtagagaaggcccacctcctggactccaccaggtagaattcccttaccagcagggttcacagcatgccctctctgcatgtccAGGTAGGATGggtcaatgttaaggggatgagacggtccctcaggtagcctggtcccatgccatgtagggctttaaaggtgataaccaacatcttgaattggacccagaagcaaactggaacccaatgcagctcactcagtaaaggtgttacatgtgctgatcttggagtactcatcactgttcgcgcagccgcattttggaccaactgaagcttccagatactcttcaagggtagccccatgtagagtgcattgcagtagtctatatgggattTGCTGAAAATACTGACAAGGCTGATTAACACCTTTTCATAAACTGAGACCTTGCCAAAATAGCAAGAGTTGATGCCCGTAAATATGTTGTTTTCCAAGGTTTTAATGCAATGTTTATGAACCTTAGTCCTTCACATCTTGTTTTGTGCTGTTTTAGGCTGTGTGGCAGCTTTCAGCCGATTTCCCTCTCCACTTATTCTCCTGGATGTTCTTTCTGATGATGTGACTGAAGGAGATTCTTTCAAGATAGCATGTTTTGCACCCAGGAAATATGTGGATGCTTGGTTTTTTTTGTTCAAGGAGAACGAATCGAAGGCACTGAAGAGTTTGCCTGCTGCAGAGGCTCAGCATGCTGTTACCTTCCTTCTGGAGAATGTCAAGACTAGTGATGGGGGCAGGTATAGATGCCAGTACGGGTTCTACAATGGGAGCCAGTTGCAGGAGTCTGAATTTAGCCACATCCTGGAGATTACAGTGAAGGGTAAGCATTTCTCAAACTAGATGAGCAAACATTTGAGAGGCAGGATGGGCAAGAGTTGTACTTGCTCTGTTTGGAAATCTTTACTCCCATTTTTAATGTACAGTGAAACTTTGATATAACAAACCCTCAGTTAACAGGCATTGGATGGAACACCACAAATTTGCATTCACACTGAACTCCTGAAATAATGGACAAGTCTGTTGTTTCTGAAGTTTGTCCAGAAAACAGAggggtttttattattatatatgtgAGTGTACATCTTTACATAATTATTCAactgatattttatttcatttgtgtcAATTTGTATATTTGCATAAAAACGTCAATTATGTAATTACACCAATGGTGtaaattacattaattacatCAGTTTGGATTTAACaaacatttggatttaatggacacccTTTTACCCCAAATGATCTGTTAAATTGAAGTTTTACTGTAAATTATTGATGGCAAGAATAGTTAATGTTTTCTCACCTGGGagctgcatttccttttttttttgtcctgcttGAAGGCCACAATGCTTCTGTTCTGAGGCTGACTTTTTCAGACCTTTGGGGGGATTGGGAAAATGTAAGGGGCAACATGGATATACCCCCAAACACAAAACAGGAAAATGATCTGATTTCAAGAATAGCTGCCCCATAAGCCTTCTCAGCCCAAAAACCCAAATGGAAAAAAGATGCTGGGGATCTTGCATAGTCTGTGGGCCATGAATTGCCTGGAAGCATGGAATCATGAAGGATTTCCTCATAGCTACCGCACATAAGCTTCATTTCCCTGATAAcggtttatttttcatttttaggaaTAGGAAATGATTTAAAGATTCCCTCATGCTTTAAGATGAGCTGGGAAATTTGTAGGCCACATGTAAACCAAGTGCCCCATTTGCAGCCCACAAAGTGCCTTAAAACCCCCAGCCAAACGGGGCTGATCtacaagggttgttgttgtttattcattcagtcgcttctgactctttgtgacttcatggaccagcccacgccagaacttcctgtcggtcgtcaacacccccagctcccccagggacgagtccgtcacctctagaatatcatccatccaccttgcccttggtcggcccctcttccttttgccctccactctccctagcatcagcatcttctccagggtgtcctgtcttctcattgtgtggccaaagtatttcagttttgcctttaatatcattcccgcaagtgagcagtctggctttatttcctggaggatggactggttggatcttcttgcagtccaaggcactctcagaattttcctccaacaccacagttcaaaagcattgatcttccttctctcagccttccttatggtccagctctcgcagccatatgttactaatcaTATTACCATATGATCTACAAGGGTAAGGGCCCCAATTTCTTCCCTTAAACTTTTCACAAATATAAAACGTGGtccaaatacaaaaaaaagtgCAAACCCACATTTTCTTTTACATGGGTATATCCTTTTCCAAGGGTGGGGGGAGGTATCTAGTCATCTCTTCTTGCATTTCagcattgcctgcctgcctgcctgcctgcctgcctgccttccttccttccttccttccttccttccttccttccttccttccttccttccttccttccttccttccttccttccttccttccttccttcttttttgaaTTTATTCATCACCTCCTCCCCATCTGATCCTCCAAAATATAACTCCAAAGGTAAATGCTGCAGCAGAGGCTTTCCCTGTCAAGAGTAGCTTTCCCTACCACAGGGCTTCCAGGCATGTTCCCTCTGCAACCTTCATTCCTACCCAGCAGGAACAACAGAGGTGTCCAGCTTGGTAAGAGTACCCTCTCTGAAAAGTGACCAACAAGGGTTTGAGAAGCAGATTTGAGGGCAAGCCATGCTGGGCTCCCTGCTTGTAGCTTGGCAGAAGCTATCCAGACCTTGGACATTTCCCCCCCGCTTTCCTGTGGTTTAAAGGACATCTATCCTTGTTTTTTCAGCTCTGGAAGTAGGCAGCTGTTGGTTATTAATACAACCAATGTTTCTGACCCAGGAAACTCCAGCTCCCAATGTAATTCCCACAAGCAGGACCACTGTGGGGAAGATGGAGCTTATTAAAATGCATAGGGGCAAATTTCTGCATCTGGGGCAGAATGGGGGTTGGGAGATGCGGAGGGTgactgggaaaagaaagagaactgTCTGCTTTCACCTATAGGAAAGGAAAGATAAGGATAAGGAGGCCCTCCTGACTTACTACCTTCTTTAACTATATCTGACCTTTCCTCCATTTCCAGGTGCAGTCTGGATTCTCCCCACTGCCCTTTGTGTCTCTGGAGTGCTGCTTTTGGTTCTGATCCTGTTTGCAGTTGTGGGAACAATTAGATACCGTAGGTGGAATGCAGGGACTGGGTGGCTGTTTCAGAATGAACTCTGACTAAAACAGATGCTGCCTAAGATGGAGACTTCTGGGACATTCTTCTTTCATGTTTAACCTTTTGACATATACTTGGAGAACAATTCAGCCAAAGCAGCTGTTCTCTGTGACTGCACACCCTACAGGCTTTGTCATCCAATGCACAGCAAAGCTATGCACTTGGACAAAAGGCTATCATGTTTGGCAAACTTTTCGGCTGttgtgttcagaaaaaaaaaagagccatatGTATTAACATATAGCCAGTTGTTACTAGTTTCTGCTGTGTGTGAGCATGGATGCGTATAGGGGATGTTTTTGTTCTAAAATTATAAAGTGAAGACatatttttctctcttaatttttATCTTAATGGCATCAATGTATGcaatgtaagaaaaagaaaagaatgaatgtTCCCCCTCTGTGGCTGCCaactttaaaaaactgaatattaatcttctttttgccttccagcCTTTCAGCAGGAATGgccatccatttttttaaatggagactTTGGGTAACCATACTGTCAGTCCATTGCAGAGAAGTGTTTTCTGTATTACTTTCCcatgccttgattttttttttactgttcataATAAAAAGCAATTACAGTGGCAGCCCATCCAGTGTGGACTGGCAGGAAGATAATTGTATGTTCTAGAATTAATTATTTCCTGTTTATTACTAATTATTCAGATAGTTTCATCTGTGAGAAAAGAGGAAGTTTTAATTATTCAATTCTCTTTTTACAGCcagataaataattatttatgtgTAATTTACTTTAATTAGTATGATTTGATTGTACTacaaatatgatttaaaataaaggaacagaTTAATAAAATACAGCACAGAAATAGGCTGCAAACTTATCTAGAGGGCAAATACCGATGTATTTGATATGTACAAGGGCCAAGCCAGGAATTCTGAAGGGGATAAAAGATTGAAAGACAAATTTGTGTgtgcctgggggagctgaggCAAGGGGGCGTGGATAGAGATGTGGTAGAGGTAGATGGTCTCCTCATGAATGGGGCAGCATTCTGGAGTCATCGTGGAAGCAAAGGAATATCAGGAGTAGGCACAAAAGAAAGCTTTAAATAGACACATTCAGAGCACATTGCTCTTTGATCTACCATTAAGACTGCACTCCTCAGATGGATGTGCCAAACTTTTACCTCGTAGTATTTATAATGCTGCTTCCTGATACATccccattttcctttttctactagttaaaagaagaagaaagaagaaaaggtgagAGAAGCTTACCCTCAATTATGGAGCTCAAAAGTTGTGGTGGGGTCAAGTGGCCAGACCTCTGCTTGGCTAGAGCAATGATGAGTCCTCCCTTGCGGGATGCTTCCCATGAAGTACTGGCTTTGAAGAACATGTTCCCCAGCAAATTGGTACAAATTAGTGAAGGGCTGCCAGGGGGGATTGCTGCCTGCTCCCAATAGCTGTGGCCCACCCATTTCTATTTAGTTTTTACAGACCATGAGTCTTACTTTGGTGCTTGACACAGGCAGGTTTTCTTCTTCCCCTGTACCGAACGTCCCCCTTCCACTGCCCCATTCAAAGTCCCCCAGCAGCTTCCTTCAGAGCCAGTGAGGCATTGTGGGATGGCCAAATATGCTCATTGGTTGATACTGCACTTTGTTTGCTTAGGGAGCTGGAGTCCTGCTGGGCAGAAACAAGCTATCCCACCACAGGTACCGTAAAATGAAGCTGTGCTTCCTATCAAAGCTCGGCGGGAGGGGAGGTGGGCTATCAGCAGAgaaggccagaagtcacaaatcTTGGCTTGGAATGAGTCCCAGTTGGAGTTCAGAGGTGCCCCTTCCTTAGTTCCCAAATAGGGTTCTGTGACTTTGATCTTGACTGACATGTAAAGGAAGTGAGCCCTCTCAAGGAGCATAACGACACAAGATTTTGCAAATCTTGGCTTATTTTAACTGTCAGTGTAATATTTAGGTTAGAAATATTTGCGAAGAAACACATATGAGATGAACAAGACTCAGCAGAAGCAGGCTGTTCAGGTATTGGAAAGAAAGAACTAGGTATGAAGCTGGTggcttaatttaaatttaaagagaGCCTGCACTCTGTGTCCTGTTCCCCACAACAGAAAGGGAACATGAGCAACATCTCTGTCTGGTCATATCCCATGACCCAGCTAATTACGTGAGGGTGATAGTGGCTGCTAATGGACTGGCAGCCTCAGAGGAAAGTTTGTGAAGGAAAAGAAACCCCCAGCAATGAGGCAGTTTCTCAGCAGAATATTCAAGAAACTGATTGTAAGAGAAAACAGCAAACTTGATAGCCTAGTTTTGGATAAAAGTCTCTGGAATCACTATCCCAGACTGGAGAGCAGAAGGTCTCTGGCACTGCTCAAAAGTAACCCTCTTCCCTGCCTAAACCCTTCTCTCATTCCACTGTGCCTTCTGTCTTTTGTTAGCTGTCTTCCCACAGCCATAAGAAGATGCAGATTGTGTTTAGAGAGAACCaaatatgttcatttttattgAGATTATGAAAAAGCATAATTTGTAAAATTATGCAAAAATCAGTAAAAGAAATTAAGCTGATGTCATAATGAGCAATAATCCTACTGCCATGTGTCATAAGATGTAATAACTTCCTTGAAAATATATCTGTTGAGGTTAAGATGTTTGTATGATTGAATTCTTGAATTCCCAGTAACGTTATTCACGTTGCTTCTTCTCACAGAGACATCCTTTGACAACTCTATGTTCACCGTTTCAGAGGTAAGCTATCAAATGAAGATTTGGTGGGTGGGACACTTTTCACTTTCAGCAGTGGAAGTGGAAGGGCTGTTTTGAACAAGTAGCTCCATACCTTGCttaagatgtatgtatgtaacctCACCAGTGCAAGTGAGATTTAGTTGTACCTGTCCTCATGCTTTTATCCACCGCTCACCCTTTTTTGGACTCTTTTACTTTCTCATCTTTTGATCTTTTTATCCCACAAGAaatcaaaccaggaaatcaaaCCAGCAGTAGAAAACCCAGGTGCTTCAATCTCCTCAGCCACGGGCCCAAGACTTGTATCCAGAATCGCCCTGGAAAAGCCAGATTTCTCCACATTCAGAGCTTCAGAATGAAATCCCAATACTTTTGTACCAGTGCCAGCGACATCATTCCTCTCCTCTTCCAGtataaatggaaacaaaattgGGTGTTTCTCTCCAGAGGCTCTTTGTCATGAAATCTGTACATACTGCTTCTCATCAGTCACACCCTCTGTTTCAGACTGTTGGGTTTCCTAAGTTGGAAGGAATAGGACAATTGAGGATGCTTATAGCTCCAGGTTTCTACAGCTCTGGAAGTAAATGCTGATGAGACTGGGAGAAGGGAAAATGTAAACAGAAAACACATTGTTGAGTTTTCATTCACTAAATGCTGTTGCTTTCCACAGTTGCATGTCTAAGGATATATCATGAGAGCCAgtatgatgtagtggttaaaaacAAGGAATGGGAAGACCCAGATTTTAGTCCTCCCTTATGAACAGAAGTCAGATGGGTGATTTAggaccagttactctctctcagtcctagaaaaCATCTATCATCAACCCACACTGGATCAGTGTGGTATATTACGGtctataaccttcagtgaagagatcTTCATCCTGTAATGGattgaaaatacacacacatggtCATTTTTCCTGAAAACGTATCAGATAGTCTTAGTATAAAAGTATAAAAGGAATTAGATATCCTTCTACACCAGATGTTTTGCTCAATTTTTCGAAGCAGAGGGAAGGAGAGGCACCTGCAGCTAGTCACATTGATGCCAAAATGTGGGTTAAAATGTCAGGATGAAAATTCTGCTGACAAATACAAAAGGAGTGGAGTTTGAATTGGAATATTGAGATGCATGTTTCATTGTTTGTCCCCTGTGGACAGACATGGTGGGAAGTTCAGAATTTCTTGGATCAAAAGCAATAAAGGTCTGTGAcaccttaaagactaacataTTTATTAAGGATGAGCTTTAAAGCCCACCTCATCAGATGCATGCCTATCCTCATTAATAGGTAGAAGGAAAAATGGTAAACAGGGAAAACCACATGTCTAactggaacaaattaaaaatattaaatgcataaAACTGCTGGTTTAAAATGTATCATCAGACTTAATTCAATCAGACTCAATTCTAGTttgtggggtgtttttttttatcaaaaattGAATTCATTGCTAATGTGACTGAATAATTCCTACAATTTCCTGTAAATAATTGGCTTGTATCGAAAATGCAATTGTTAACTTTTACGTTTCAGAGACATTTGCCTCCAAGTGTTACTGTTAATTCCTGTATTGGGGTGTATGTGAATCCAGTCTGAAGAAGTGATGCAAGTCttactttgttttaaacttagtTTGTTGAATGAGCCACAGTAGATGGGTTCATACAGTATGCTAAATCAAAATCCAATAAAGCATGTTATTGCTTGGCATGGTGTGTGGACTCAGCTAACGAGACCACAGCCCTGGACCAACCCAAAGCCTGCCCCATTCTTGGCTTCTTGTTTTCAGCAGGTGGCCTTAAAGCGATCATCTAAGAGGAAACTGGAATCTGCAGTCATTTCCATCTATGCATCTGATTGGAGAGACAACCTGACTTACTGGGCAAGCTTCTGTGGTCCAGATAGGTTCTTTGCTTGAACATTTAAAAGCTAATCTATTTGCTGTCTTGCACTGACAGCAGAAGAAGCAATGTTTTATTGTCAGTAATACTGTAACCCAGTTCAACAGTCTTTGCCCACCCCCATATTCCTCTGCTGTTTTTGAACGATTTCTTAATTTGTGGCAAAGATGTTTAAATGTTCCTGCTCTTCTTCCATGTCCTCCGAAGACTAAAAATACAACTCATTCTTTTGCATACGTTCTGTGAATTGCAGCTATGTTTCCCTCCACTATCTCTAGGCTCTCAGTGTCCCTGACAATTATGGGATATATCCCTCCTTCCAGCTTTCATGCCCCATTGAGACAGGTGGTGTCAACTGGGGCTATGACAACACTCTGGGAATTCCAGTTCTTGAAACATTTCACCATAATGTGTGTGACAAGACATGGGGGCAGGAAATGACAAAATCTGCATTACGGTACAAACCACATGACTTACGTGTGTTCAACATTAGGATGGAAGGCCAGGGGTTATGTTGTAATGTCAGCTTCTAGCTGTAATCCAAACtctggctgtcacctttaaagccctatgtggctccAGATCTGAAGGACTGCCTTCTCCTGTACTCCTTTGCTCATCCAATCAGATCCAATAAG
This window contains:
- the C2H19orf38 gene encoding protein HIDE1, with protein sequence MPSLHVQENESKALKSLPAAEAQHAVTFLLENVKTSDGGRYRCQYGFYNGSQLQESEFSHILEITVKDLFITSSPSDPPKYNSKGAVWILPTALCVSGVLLLVLILFAVVGTIRYLKRRRKKKRELESCWAETSYPTTETSFDNSMFTVSEVALKRSSKRKLESAVISIYASDWRDNLTYWASFCGPDRFFA